One genomic window of candidate division WOR-3 bacterium includes the following:
- a CDS encoding glycosyltransferase family 4 protein has translation MKILFVSDIFYPHTGGVSEHILHLWKNFNKMGHTAKILAPSYGKNYPYVDEKIIRMGRAIKFPKNRSFSVLSFGITLPWQVRHFLDSEKFDVIHLHGAIAPTLPYLALKYSTAKNFVTFHSAYEESFGYVLWEPVLEQYFRRIDGMIAVSTVARDCVMRYFPIGECKIIPNGIDTERFRPDVPQVEELRQYSPKILFVGRFEPRKGLKYLLMAFPEVVKEFPEAKLVVVGEGFLEHYYRRYIEEHIKDNVIFVGFVKPEDLPRYYASCDIYCSPATGAESFGIVLLEAMATGKPIVASDIPGYRTILSDGVEGLLFEPMNPESLAEKIIYLLKRPELMKKFGNAGREKSQRYDWKIVTKQVLDFYTEVCHK, from the coding sequence ATGAAGATATTATTCGTATCTGATATCTTTTATCCCCATACTGGTGGTGTATCCGAGCATATTCTTCACCTGTGGAAGAATTTCAACAAGATGGGACATACTGCAAAGATACTTGCCCCATCCTATGGCAAAAATTATCCTTATGTGGATGAGAAAATCATAAGAATGGGAAGGGCAATAAAATTTCCCAAGAATCGCTCTTTTTCGGTTTTGAGTTTTGGCATTACCCTTCCCTGGCAGGTAAGACACTTCCTTGATTCAGAAAAGTTTGATGTAATACATCTTCACGGTGCAATTGCCCCTACCCTTCCTTATCTTGCCTTAAAATATTCCACGGCTAAAAATTTTGTAACCTTTCATTCTGCTTACGAAGAAAGTTTTGGTTATGTGTTGTGGGAACCAGTCCTTGAGCAATATTTCAGAAGAATAGACGGTATGATCGCTGTCTCAACTGTAGCACGGGATTGTGTAATGCGCTACTTCCCTATTGGCGAATGTAAAATTATCCCAAATGGTATTGACACTGAAAGATTCAGACCTGACGTACCCCAGGTTGAAGAGTTGAGACAATACTCACCAAAAATTCTATTTGTAGGCAGATTTGAACCACGGAAAGGATTGAAGTACCTGCTAATGGCATTCCCAGAGGTCGTTAAAGAATTTCCCGAAGCAAAATTGGTTGTGGTTGGCGAAGGATTTTTAGAACATTATTATCGTCGTTATATTGAAGAACATATAAAAGACAATGTAATATTCGTCGGATTTGTCAAACCCGAAGACCTACCAAGATATTATGCCTCGTGTGACATCTATTGTTCTCCTGCCACGGGTGCGGAAAGTTTTGGCATTGTCTTGCTTGAGGCAATGGCAACTGGGAAACCTATTGTTGCATCTGATATTCCAGGGTATAGAACCATTTTATCCGATGGGGTTGAGGGATTATTATTTGAACCAATGAATCCTGAATCGCTTGCCGAAAAAATTATTTATCTATTGAAAAGGCCGGAGTTGATGAAAAAATTTGGTAATGCGGGTAGAGAAAAATCTCAGAGATACGACTGGAAGATTGTTACAAAACAAGTTCTTGATTTTTACACTGAGGTGTGCCATAAGTAA
- a CDS encoding MFS transporter: MRVEKNLRDTTGRLLQNKFLIFTLRCAISKVKFWNILKIRDFSIFVFSQTISQFGDKLDYIALIALIGLFPKERTPFLLSQLALFITLPVLLFGPVAGVLVDRWHKKKVMVICDTLRMVCAFLLPLIFIYTKNIYPVFAIVFFMFLLALFFNTARSAIIPNLVSKKRLLNANSILNLVGRGATFLGMATGGLIIDWPIWKNALGIAGWIVAFIIDGITFGISAFMIYIMKVNLKERIKEESHLKPQGLFLIIKNGLAKIFKEMMQALKHIFKEKNLGFAMATIFLMIIAGSVVYVLAVPTIQQDMAWGTRGVGVLAAVGAVGLLLGAYIAGTLGHYIDLKLFIIYCFILISAGLFAFPFINQFYQFILIALIVGIAASPVFIGQDTLIHHYADEEVRGRIFSFRDWLLNLTFVVGALIVGSLSTFIAKKYLFIIFGAIIIALSLIGFILIVRAKDVKGIAVPQDN; this comes from the coding sequence ATGCGGGTAGAGAAAAATCTCAGAGATACGACTGGAAGATTGTTACAAAACAAGTTCTTGATTTTTACACTGAGGTGTGCCATAAGTAAAGTTAAATTCTGGAATATATTAAAAATAAGAGATTTCTCCATATTTGTCTTTTCTCAAACTATCAGTCAATTTGGGGATAAACTTGATTATATCGCCTTAATCGCCCTGATTGGTTTATTTCCAAAAGAGAGAACCCCATTTTTACTATCTCAACTTGCGCTGTTCATTACCCTTCCGGTATTATTATTCGGTCCTGTAGCGGGCGTTCTCGTCGACCGCTGGCATAAAAAGAAAGTAATGGTAATATGTGATACACTGAGAATGGTTTGCGCCTTTTTACTACCATTAATTTTTATTTACACAAAAAATATATACCCTGTTTTTGCGATTGTATTTTTTATGTTTCTCCTTGCCCTGTTCTTTAATACTGCACGGAGTGCAATAATTCCAAATCTCGTTTCAAAAAAGAGATTGCTAAATGCAAATTCTATTTTAAACCTTGTTGGAAGGGGTGCTACATTCCTCGGGATGGCAACCGGTGGTTTGATCATTGATTGGCCAATATGGAAAAATGCCCTTGGAATTGCAGGCTGGATTGTAGCATTCATTATTGATGGTATTACCTTTGGAATATCGGCATTTATGATTTATATAATGAAGGTAAATTTGAAAGAACGAATTAAAGAAGAATCGCATCTCAAGCCTCAAGGTCTATTTTTGATCATAAAAAATGGTTTGGCAAAGATATTTAAAGAAATGATGCAGGCATTGAAACATATCTTTAAAGAAAAGAATCTTGGTTTCGCAATGGCAACAATCTTTTTAATGATAATTGCCGGTAGTGTTGTATATGTTCTTGCTGTTCCAACAATCCAGCAAGATATGGCGTGGGGAACGAGGGGTGTGGGTGTGCTTGCAGCAGTAGGTGCGGTTGGCTTGCTACTGGGTGCATATATTGCGGGGACACTGGGGCATTACATTGATTTGAAACTCTTTATCATTTATTGTTTTATCCTGATTAGTGCCGGACTGTTCGCATTCCCTTTCATAAATCAATTTTATCAATTTATTTTAATCGCCTTGATTGTAGGAATTGCTGCATCACCTGTATTTATTGGACAGGATACTTTGATACACCACTACGCCGATGAAGAAGTTAGAGGAAGGATTTTTTCATTTCGGGATTGGCTTCTTAATCTCACATTTGTGGTCGGTGCATTAATTGTCGGTTCCCTATCCACATTTATTGCCAAAAAGTATCTTTTTATTATCTTTGGCGCGATTATAATCGCTCTTTCCCTTATCGGTTTTATTTTGATTGTCCGGGCGAAAGATGTTAAAGGCATTGCAGTTCCACAGGATAACTAA
- a CDS encoding polysaccharide deacetylase family protein gives MLKALQFHRITKKFQFCGTWNYPQQLDNFIKTIYDHGYKIVTPNENTNGIIITFDDGEENFYHYAFPVLKKYRCPAIVFLIVKYIGKKNYWDISITGRNRHLDWDQILEMQKYGIIFGSHTMSHRNLTRLNEEELEYELSESKRILERYLGKVYMISYPFNRVNSSVLKKVAEVGYKYGFGGDGKTELSIKKEAIYITDTPFSLKIKISEKPFILYSYERLQQKIINYFTIATMLNKRGSYD, from the coding sequence ATGTTAAAGGCATTGCAGTTCCACAGGATAACTAAAAAATTTCAATTCTGTGGAACCTGGAATTATCCTCAACAATTAGATAATTTCATTAAAACCATTTATGACCACGGATATAAAATTGTTACGCCTAACGAAAATACAAATGGCATTATAATTACATTTGATGATGGAGAAGAGAACTTTTACCATTATGCATTCCCGGTATTAAAAAAATATCGCTGTCCGGCAATCGTATTTCTTATTGTTAAATATATAGGTAAAAAAAATTACTGGGATATTTCAATTACCGGCCGGAATCGCCATCTTGATTGGGACCAAATTCTTGAAATGCAAAAATATGGAATTATCTTTGGTTCTCACACAATGTCACATAGGAATCTCACCAGATTAAATGAAGAAGAATTGGAATACGAATTATCTGAATCCAAAAGAATTCTGGAGCGGTATCTGGGAAAGGTATATATGATTTCGTATCCATTCAACCGAGTAAATTCTTCTGTCTTAAAGAAAGTTGCTGAAGTAGGATACAAATATGGTTTTGGCGGTGATGGAAAGACTGAATTGAGTATAAAGAAAGAGGCAATATACATAACAGATACACCTTTTTCGTTAAAGATAAAAATTTCAGAAAAACCTTTTATTCTTTATTCTTATGAAAGATTGCAACAAAAGATAATAAATTACTTTACAATTGCCACAATGTTGAATAAAAGGGGGTCGTATGATTAA
- a CDS encoding tetratricopeptide repeat protein produces the protein MIKKIFFAIVLYFVLINAQSTDELINQAIQLYETRHLNKDNLKNSYEMLYDIVEKEPNNLRALYELSKVCYLMGDAQDGKDNKLEFYNKGIEYGKKAIKIDKNSVWAHFWYMVNLGRSGQTKGVLNSLGIVPDIKREIDIILKLDPQHTGAMDAGAMLYYELPGLMGGDLNKSIEYLNKAIAIDSNYTILYVDMAKVYIKKKNYEKARWFLKKVLEIQNPTYEADYILDDKPEALKLLEQIKDK, from the coding sequence ATGATTAAAAAAATCTTTTTTGCCATTGTCCTGTATTTTGTGCTTATAAATGCACAGTCAACAGATGAATTAATAAACCAGGCAATCCAGCTTTATGAAACAAGACATCTGAATAAAGATAATCTTAAAAATAGTTATGAAATGCTCTATGATATTGTCGAAAAAGAACCCAATAATCTCCGTGCCCTTTATGAATTATCCAAAGTCTGTTATCTTATGGGAGACGCTCAGGATGGTAAAGATAATAAATTAGAGTTTTATAACAAAGGCATAGAATATGGAAAAAAGGCAATAAAAATAGATAAAAATTCAGTCTGGGCACATTTCTGGTATATGGTAAATCTGGGAAGAAGCGGTCAGACAAAGGGAGTGCTAAATTCTTTGGGAATCGTGCCGGATATTAAAAGAGAGATTGATATAATTTTAAAACTCGACCCACAACATACCGGTGCAATGGATGCGGGTGCAATGTTATATTACGAATTGCCTGGTTTAATGGGTGGTGATCTCAATAAATCTATTGAATATTTAAATAAGGCAATTGCCATTGACTCTAATTATACAATTCTATATGTTGATATGGCAAAGGTTTATATCAAGAAAAAAAATTACGAAAAGGCAAGGTGGTTTTTAAAAAAGGTCCTTGAAATCCAAAATCCTACTTATGAAGCCGATTACATACTTGATGATAAACCCGAGGCGTTAAAATTGCTTGAACAAATAAAGGATAAATAA
- a CDS encoding DUF6125 family protein, which translates to MKEFKIIEPSDLSKEELLEFIPDLAKNWLAHDGLWFLCVEEKYGMDSAIELDKKAWEKFTVIEAERIMKRLKIESNGGIPALIQALKFRLYAFINKQEIVEVSEKRCILRMNNCRVQEARKRKGLADFPCKPVGIVEYSYFAKTIDPRIKTNCLCCPPDNHPAEYYCAWEFILE; encoded by the coding sequence ATGAAAGAATTTAAAATAATTGAACCAAGTGATTTATCAAAAGAAGAACTCTTAGAGTTTATCCCGGATCTTGCAAAAAACTGGCTCGCCCACGATGGACTATGGTTTTTATGTGTGGAAGAAAAGTATGGTATGGATTCAGCAATAGAACTTGATAAAAAGGCATGGGAGAAGTTTACCGTGATTGAGGCAGAGAGAATAATGAAGAGATTAAAGATCGAATCAAACGGTGGAATACCAGCATTGATACAGGCTTTGAAGTTTCGTCTTTATGCGTTTATCAACAAACAGGAGATTGTAGAAGTTTCAGAAAAAAGGTGCATTTTAAGAATGAATAATTGCCGTGTTCAGGAAGCAAGAAAAAGAAAGGGTTTAGCTGATTTTCCCTGCAAACCTGTGGGAATTGTGGAATATTCTTATTTTGCAAAGACTATTGATCCAAGGATAAAAACAAATTGCCTGTGTTGTCCCCCGGACAACCACCCAGCAGAGTATTATTGCGCCTGGGAGTTCATTTTAGAATAA
- a CDS encoding radical SAM protein produces MRQSISNQGFYCLIKRTASRKSNKNKFIYGPVPSRRLGYSLGIDIIPFKTCPYNCIYCQLGRTTTQTIKRKKYIHKEKILAELKEILKHRAKIDFITFSGSGEPTLNTDIKDLINEIKKITNIPIAVITNSSLLFKPEVQKSLLNADVVMPTLTTINNDTFKKIHRPTPPITVKKVIDGLLKFRKIYKGKIYLEFMLIKGFNDSKEEIMGLKDVIKRIKPDKIQLNTVVRPPNEKCARALTLKELRKIKKIMGRKCEIIAEFKKEKNILKTNGYANLIIQYLKRRPGTQKDIGKSLGINQSEVVKYLFDLLKAKKIKKRVYGGEIFYERI; encoded by the coding sequence GTGAGGCAGAGCATTTCAAACCAAGGATTTTATTGCTTGATAAAAAGAACCGCATCAAGAAAATCAAATAAGAATAAATTCATTTACGGACCTGTTCCTTCGCGTAGATTGGGATATTCGTTGGGCATTGATATAATTCCCTTTAAAACTTGTCCATATAACTGCATTTACTGCCAGCTGGGGAGAACAACAACTCAAACAATCAAAAGAAAGAAGTATATCCACAAAGAAAAGATATTGGCTGAATTAAAAGAGATTCTTAAACATAGAGCGAAGATCGATTTTATTACATTCTCCGGGTCTGGTGAACCAACACTGAATACGGATATAAAAGATTTGATAAATGAGATAAAAAAAATAACAAATATTCCAATTGCAGTTATTACCAATTCTTCTTTGTTGTTTAAACCCGAAGTCCAGAAAAGTCTATTGAATGCAGACGTTGTTATGCCCACATTAACCACTATAAATAATGATACTTTTAAAAAGATTCACCGTCCAACACCGCCGATTACAGTAAAAAAGGTGATTGACGGTCTTCTAAAATTTCGGAAAATATATAAAGGGAAGATATATCTTGAATTTATGCTCATAAAGGGATTCAATGATTCAAAAGAGGAAATTATGGGGTTAAAAGATGTAATCAAGAGAATAAAACCCGATAAGATTCAACTTAATACAGTTGTTAGACCACCAAATGAAAAATGTGCGCGCGCCCTGACATTGAAGGAATTACGTAAAATAAAAAAAATTATGGGGAGGAAATGCGAAATTATCGCTGAATTCAAAAAAGAAAAGAATATTTTGAAAACAAATGGTTATGCTAATCTGATTATTCAATATCTAAAAAGAAGACCCGGAACTCAAAAAGATATAGGTAAGAGTCTGGGAATAAATCAGAGTGAAGTTGTAAAATATCTCTTTGATTTGCTAAAAGCAAAAAAAATTAAGAAAAGAGTTTATGGAGGTGAAATTTTTTATGAAAGAATTTAA